The Mucilaginibacter terrae region ACGAAGTGGGGCAAAAGATGAAAAGCCCGTGGTGCTGCCTGGCTTTGCAGCGCAAGGCATGTGCGAAAACGAAGCATAGGGAGTAGACTTGATTTTGGTTCTTTCATCAAGGAAAGAACAAAGGGCATCCGCGGCCCAGAAGCGGTAGACGCTATGCAAAACCATACTTTGTATGTATGTTTGTTTTAAACATTCACACTGCGCATGGCTAAAATTCTACTGGTTGAAGACGAAGACAAGGTATCCTCTTTCATAAAAAAAGGCTTGCAGGAGCACCATTTCCAGGTCGACGTAGCCAGAGACGGCATTGCCGGCCTAACCAATGTTTTGCAGGATACTTACGACCTAATCATTCTTGATGTAATGTTGCCGCTTATTAACGGCATTGACCTTTGTAAGCAAATTCGCCAAAAGCAAAGCCAGGTTCCTATATTGATGCTGAGCGCCCTGGGTACTATTGATGATAAAGTAACCGGCCTGCATGCAGGTGCCGATGATTACCTGATCAAGCCTTTCCATTTTAACGAATTGATGGCACGGATTGAGGCTTTGCTGCGCCGCCGTAACATGGCCGAGGTAACTAACCACCTCCTTAATTTTGCCGACCTAAAACTTGATACCTGGGATAAAACAGCCGAACGTGCCGGGAAGAAAATTACGCTTACCGCCAAAGAATATGCCTTGCTGGAGCTGTTTATGCGCAACCCCGGCAAATTGCTCTCGCGCGAGTACATGCTCGAAAAGGTTTGGGGGCTGAACTTTGATACCGGCACTAATATGGTTGATGTATATGTAAATTACCTGCGTAACAAAGTGCAAAAAGGCTTTGATACCAAGTTAATACATACCGTTATTGGCATGGGCTATATTATGAAAGAGCAGCAATAGCTAAAAACATGAAGATAAGAACACGGCTGTCATTGTATTTTATGCTCATCAGCTCGGGCACGTTGCTGCTGGTGTTGCTGGCCTTGTACTTTGCCGTGTTTGGATTTTTAAAAACAGATTTTAATAAGCGCCTGAGCGACAGGGTTAACGTGGCTGCCCAGCTCTACTTAAAGGCTGATGAAATAGGTGCCGATTCGCTCGTTCAAATTCAGCAGAAATACCTGGAAAAACTACCCGACGAGGTTATACGCGTGTACAATGATGGCAATAAGGCCACCTTCGAATCATCGAACGGGATTTACTGGCGCGATACCACCATTAACGAGGTGCGCCGTAAAGGAGAAATAGAATACGAAGAAGATAACCGGCAGGTAATTGGCCGTTATTTTCATGATAACCAGGGTAATTTCGTGATTTTGGCCTCGGCTGTAGACCGTAATTTTTCGCCCAGGGTAACCATGCTGGCCCGTATCACACTTATCCTGTTCCTTGGTTTTAGCGCTATATTGTTTTTTGCGGGACAATGGTTTGCCAGTAAATCTTTAGCGCCTATACAGCGTATTATAGGTGAGATAAAACACATCCGTTCAACCAACCTGCATATGCGTATAGCGCGTGTTAAAAATAATGATGAAATAGCCGAACTTATCAGCAATTTCAACAGCCTGCTCGAGCGGTTGGAGAATGCTTTTGAACTGCA contains the following coding sequences:
- a CDS encoding response regulator transcription factor — its product is MAKILLVEDEDKVSSFIKKGLQEHHFQVDVARDGIAGLTNVLQDTYDLIILDVMLPLINGIDLCKQIRQKQSQVPILMLSALGTIDDKVTGLHAGADDYLIKPFHFNELMARIEALLRRRNMAEVTNHLLNFADLKLDTWDKTAERAGKKITLTAKEYALLELFMRNPGKLLSREYMLEKVWGLNFDTGTNMVDVYVNYLRNKVQKGFDTKLIHTVIGMGYIMKEQQ
- a CDS encoding sensor histidine kinase; translated protein: MKIRTRLSLYFMLISSGTLLLVLLALYFAVFGFLKTDFNKRLSDRVNVAAQLYLKADEIGADSLVQIQQKYLEKLPDEVIRVYNDGNKATFESSNGIYWRDTTINEVRRKGEIEYEEDNRQVIGRYFHDNQGNFVILASAVDRNFSPRVTMLARITLILFLGFSAILFFAGQWFASKSLAPIQRIIGEIKHIRSTNLHMRIARVKNNDEIAELISNFNSLLERLENAFELQRSFVSNASHELRTPLTSIMGEADVALEKARTPEEYNRVLESISADAMRLQTTITSLMELAQVDFNYTQTILQPVRMDELMWDLNEYWLEKKGTGKLHLTFTDFPEDENALVVMGSKSLLSIALNNIIDNAFKYSEDKPVNLHFEVDEYNVRVIITDKGPGINAPDIDNIFKSFYRAERTRTHVPGSGIGLYIAGKIIQLCNGTIKVESDGVSGSSFILNFLKTS